One window of the Runella slithyformis DSM 19594 genome contains the following:
- a CDS encoding glycosyl hydrolase-related protein encodes MKKYISYPKTIRNSGAELSKIFLFIFRPAPWLMAILLLFGGAANAQQKRLYLANDEHTDYMWTGTEAQYDSVMVKMLDYYLDQIDATARRPGKNNPADFQARFNCDGSYWLRVYDKFRTPAQFNRLVAALRSGHISSPLNTLVSTYGAQPTEAVIRGMYYAGQMERRLGVRFPLAVCMENQTLPLGLSSLWAGSGAKYSWRGVCACASRIPNAGFAHRKHQLYRYMGMDGRGVTMKWYNLKTGNKSLGGYAESRQQTKSLDPSVGLNRTIEILTALCDTISEKSAYPYNVAGAFGYGWDDLDTYVSPDFITAAQNGTTPQRKVRVSNEVDFFEDVARTYPKLPSESVSYGNEWDTYCVSMNETSAKVRRATEKLRAAEALASIVSLKNKTFGNNLAALRQKAWDGYGLFWEHDWTADGPVKPKERAEWQIKMQQQVSGYSDSLFNQSLHALGNQLQKATNPRFYVFNPLSWVRNDVADAEYAGSLPVKVVDVSTGKETASQVVIKNGKQYLRIRAEKLPSVGYKVFEIQQGSPAALPQAAAVSGNWFKNAFYRIRLLKSGVISELYDSLANGKQLVKVIDGKYLNDLGINNADEGAPLVLENAGPVSVTLKAVSNFPVLHTVRVTLFKDSPRIEIQDSIQANFSDLKTWAFSFNLTHPTTRHEELGAILTAKNDRNGGHYASQTRTGGPARYDWLTFNHFADLSEANYGVTLSNQDCSFFKLGNSTPDSLWEQSAQLNALAGGQTDGPKLGIPAQNGNGDFLYQFALTTHHAPFDQTAAMKFALEHQNPLVTGRITGENGDPRKTFSLLSVSDPNVLLWSVKPSEEGIKNGLITRFWNLNAKPVKAYVKLSKPLKAAWQTTHVETNEQSLTPVNGTLNAVFNQHQLKTYRLKLK; translated from the coding sequence ATGAAAAAATACATTTCTTACCCTAAAACTATACGGAATTCAGGCGCGGAATTGAGCAAAATATTCCTGTTTATCTTCCGTCCAGCTCCGTGGTTAATGGCCATTCTGCTTTTATTCGGCGGGGCTGCCAATGCCCAACAAAAGCGACTTTACCTTGCCAACGACGAACATACCGATTATATGTGGACGGGTACAGAGGCTCAGTACGATTCGGTAATGGTAAAAATGCTCGACTATTACCTCGACCAAATTGACGCGACCGCCCGACGGCCCGGAAAAAATAACCCGGCTGATTTTCAGGCGCGTTTCAACTGCGACGGAAGTTATTGGTTGAGGGTGTATGACAAGTTTCGGACCCCCGCCCAATTTAATCGGTTGGTGGCGGCACTGCGGTCGGGACATATCAGCAGCCCGCTCAATACCTTGGTCAGTACTTATGGCGCACAACCCACCGAGGCTGTCATCAGAGGAATGTACTATGCCGGACAAATGGAACGGCGGTTGGGAGTACGTTTTCCATTGGCTGTTTGCATGGAAAATCAAACCCTGCCGTTGGGATTGAGCTCCTTATGGGCAGGCTCAGGCGCTAAATACAGTTGGCGGGGCGTGTGTGCCTGTGCCAGCCGGATTCCCAATGCGGGTTTTGCCCATCGTAAGCATCAGTTGTATCGTTACATGGGCATGGACGGCCGGGGCGTTACGATGAAGTGGTATAACCTGAAAACGGGTAATAAATCCCTTGGCGGATATGCCGAGAGCAGGCAGCAAACCAAGTCGCTTGACCCTTCCGTGGGCCTCAACAGAACAATAGAGATTCTAACCGCCCTTTGTGATACGATTTCCGAAAAATCAGCCTATCCGTATAACGTGGCGGGGGCATTTGGCTACGGCTGGGACGACCTGGATACCTACGTTTCTCCCGATTTTATCACAGCCGCCCAAAATGGCACCACGCCCCAACGAAAAGTACGGGTGTCGAACGAAGTGGATTTTTTTGAGGATGTGGCTCGTACATATCCCAAATTGCCCTCTGAATCAGTAAGTTATGGAAACGAATGGGATACCTATTGTGTTTCGATGAACGAAACATCGGCCAAAGTCCGACGTGCAACGGAAAAACTGCGGGCGGCCGAAGCACTGGCCTCCATTGTTTCGTTGAAAAATAAAACATTTGGCAACAACCTGGCGGCATTGCGCCAAAAGGCATGGGATGGTTACGGCCTTTTTTGGGAACACGACTGGACGGCCGACGGCCCCGTAAAACCCAAAGAGCGGGCCGAATGGCAAATCAAAATGCAGCAGCAGGTTTCGGGCTATTCCGATTCATTATTCAATCAATCGCTCCATGCATTGGGGAATCAACTCCAAAAAGCGACCAACCCCCGGTTTTACGTTTTCAATCCGTTGAGCTGGGTCAGAAATGACGTTGCCGACGCAGAATATGCAGGAAGTTTACCCGTGAAAGTGGTGGATGTAAGCACGGGAAAGGAAACGGCGAGTCAGGTGGTGATTAAAAACGGGAAACAATACCTCCGAATCCGCGCCGAGAAGCTGCCTTCGGTGGGCTACAAAGTGTTTGAAATTCAGCAGGGGTCGCCTGCTGCCCTGCCCCAAGCCGCTGCTGTTTCTGGCAACTGGTTCAAAAATGCTTTTTACCGTATTCGATTACTCAAATCGGGCGTGATTTCTGAACTCTACGATAGCCTTGCCAACGGGAAGCAGTTAGTCAAAGTCATTGACGGAAAGTACCTGAATGACTTGGGAATAAACAACGCAGACGAAGGAGCGCCTTTGGTGCTGGAAAATGCCGGGCCCGTTTCGGTCACGTTGAAGGCCGTTTCCAACTTCCCGGTTTTGCATACGGTACGGGTTACGCTTTTTAAAGACAGCCCCCGCATCGAGATTCAGGACAGTATTCAGGCCAATTTCAGCGACCTGAAAACCTGGGCTTTTTCGTTCAACCTTACTCATCCCACTACCCGCCACGAAGAATTGGGGGCTATCCTGACCGCCAAAAATGACCGCAACGGCGGGCATTATGCAAGCCAAACCCGCACCGGCGGACCCGCCCGTTATGATTGGCTTACATTTAATCATTTTGCCGACCTGAGCGAAGCCAATTACGGCGTTACCCTTTCCAATCAGGATTGCAGTTTTTTTAAACTCGGCAACAGTACGCCCGATTCGCTTTGGGAACAGTCGGCCCAACTGAACGCCCTCGCGGGCGGACAAACCGATGGGCCAAAATTGGGAATTCCCGCCCAAAACGGCAATGGTGATTTTCTGTACCAATTTGCCCTGACCACCCACCATGCCCCTTTTGACCAGACTGCGGCCATGAAATTTGCCTTAGAACACCAAAACCCATTGGTGACGGGGCGAATAACGGGTGAAAACGGAGACCCCCGAAAAACCTTTTCGCTGCTTTCCGTCAGTGACCCCAACGTGTTGCTTTGGAGCGTCAAACCTTCGGAAGAAGGTATCAAAAACGGACTGATTACCCGGTTTTGGAACTTGAATGCAAAACCTGTCAAAGCTTACGTCAAACTTTCTAAACCCCTCAAAGCCGCTTGGCAAACAACTCATGTTGAAACAAATGAGCAGTCGTTAACCCCTGTCAACGGTACCTTGAACGCTGTTTTTAATCAACACCAGTTGAAAACGTATCGGCTGAAGTTAAAATAA
- a CDS encoding SIS domain-containing protein: MNKILAEIKEIPVRALAILETPVPSLPLQVPYIGMGSSYFAPLAFKYMGVPIQPEIASEYYQYLAKEKQAMAVILSQSGKSSEALWCTELFDRYVAVTNYPENALAQQTNVSQVIDIKAGEEHYSSSKTYVNTLLALFKGFGYDPSRTVELLIEKIPEYEAKGKALAREVFDILAANTIHGIYVTGSGPNAATAMEAGLILSESTKRSFQGLPMAQYDHGPKETAENSLVIQIMAKGKNYERALKLNERIQQFGASVLTVEVEEPEEHFSILHHIVVFNFLAFYLSDLLGIKEMFAVGGKVTEVH; encoded by the coding sequence ATGAATAAAATTTTAGCTGAAATCAAAGAAATACCCGTTAGGGCGTTGGCCATTTTAGAAACCCCCGTACCTTCCCTGCCGTTGCAGGTGCCGTATATTGGGATGGGGTCATCGTATTTTGCACCGTTGGCCTTCAAGTACATGGGCGTGCCCATTCAGCCCGAGATCGCTTCCGAATATTATCAATACCTGGCCAAAGAAAAGCAAGCTATGGCCGTAATACTCTCACAATCAGGAAAAAGTAGCGAGGCTCTTTGGTGTACTGAGCTTTTTGACCGGTACGTAGCCGTGACCAATTACCCCGAAAATGCCCTGGCTCAACAAACCAATGTGTCCCAAGTGATAGACATTAAAGCGGGCGAAGAGCATTATTCCTCTTCCAAAACCTATGTCAATACCCTCCTTGCCCTTTTCAAAGGTTTTGGCTACGACCCAAGCCGTACGGTTGAATTGCTCATTGAAAAAATACCCGAATACGAAGCAAAAGGAAAAGCATTGGCAAGGGAGGTTTTTGACATTCTCGCTGCCAACACGATCCACGGTATATACGTGACAGGCAGCGGCCCCAATGCCGCCACAGCCATGGAAGCAGGCTTGATTTTGAGCGAAAGCACCAAACGCAGTTTTCAGGGATTGCCCATGGCACAGTACGACCACGGCCCCAAAGAAACCGCCGAAAATAGCCTCGTGATCCAGATCATGGCCAAAGGTAAAAACTACGAACGAGCGCTGAAACTCAACGAAAGGATTCAACAATTTGGGGCGAGCGTATTGACCGTGGAAGTAGAGGAGCCGGAAGAACATTTTTCTATTCTGCACCACATTGTCGTCTTCAATTTTTTGGCGTTTTATCTGTCGGATTTATTGGGGATCAAAGAAATGTTTGCCGTGGGCGGAAAAGTAACGGAGGTACACTGA
- a CDS encoding DMT family transporter, which yields MKKNAWVYFSIAAALFWGVWGVVAKFISEDVNPYANHVLFTIGMLFTLPPVVGKIRKETPNQKGIGLGVVSGVLAVTGNVAVFQAFTSGGLAAIVIPLTNLYPLVTIVIALLVFKEKLNWLNGLGILLAIPAVVMLSGQTLLFDDPGAFFKTIGLNSWLLFSLVALFFWGVFSAAQKVTTNYISAEWAYAAFIASSVVISLLFMVMGKVSFEFSRQTLLLGSLAGMLNGLGVLCSFAAYKAEGKASQVTTIAGALQPVFTIVLAILFLSEKISYVEIIGISIAIVAALALSYEKKTVPNHE from the coding sequence ATGAAGAAGAACGCCTGGGTCTATTTCTCGATTGCTGCTGCCCTTTTTTGGGGTGTGTGGGGCGTGGTGGCTAAGTTTATTTCGGAAGATGTAAACCCTTACGCCAACCACGTACTGTTTACCATTGGAATGCTGTTTACGCTGCCGCCGGTCGTGGGCAAAATTCGCAAAGAAACACCGAATCAAAAAGGGATCGGATTGGGGGTGGTTTCGGGAGTTTTGGCCGTAACCGGCAATGTGGCCGTTTTTCAGGCATTTACGAGCGGCGGCCTGGCGGCCATTGTTATTCCGCTGACCAATTTGTACCCTTTGGTCACGATCGTTATTGCCCTGTTGGTATTCAAAGAAAAACTCAATTGGCTCAATGGATTGGGAATCTTGCTGGCTATTCCCGCCGTCGTTATGCTCTCCGGCCAAACGCTGCTTTTTGACGATCCGGGGGCTTTTTTTAAAACCATCGGACTCAATTCATGGCTTCTTTTCTCGCTGGTTGCCCTGTTTTTTTGGGGGGTATTCAGCGCCGCGCAGAAGGTCACGACCAACTATATCTCGGCCGAATGGGCGTATGCCGCCTTCATCGCTTCGAGCGTCGTTATTTCACTGCTTTTTATGGTCATGGGAAAAGTATCTTTTGAGTTTTCCCGTCAAACGCTGCTGCTCGGCTCATTGGCCGGGATGCTCAACGGCCTCGGTGTTTTGTGCAGTTTTGCCGCTTACAAAGCCGAAGGCAAAGCCTCACAGGTAACCACCATCGCGGGGGCGTTGCAACCTGTTTTTACCATTGTGCTGGCTATTCTCTTTTTGTCCGAAAAAATAAGTTATGTCGAAATTATCGGCATTTCGATCGCTATTGTGGCGGCATTGGCGTTGTCTTATGAAAAAAAAACAGTACCGAACCATGAATAA
- a CDS encoding ROK family protein, translating into MENCAIGIDIGGTRTKVGLVDLSAGKVLETLIFSTETKNARRFEQGIGDAVHDIQLKANEMGVRVSGVGIGVSSFVFADGTVDSTYGFMEFMEDYPLANILQKQHDLPCRIDNDARLVALGEALYGEGRGADRVLVLTLGTGLGIGLVVNQQLDGKLPYGHMGGHITVIQNDIPCYCGKTGCLESLVSASGIIEAAKRGKWQEKNPEVAFTVESIFKSAESGNALSISIMDDFISHLKTGIGNYTNLYAPDKIILGGGVAKGLKPYLPRLKEDILLGPYKRYETCIVLSKLEEHAGILGSAALFNPI; encoded by the coding sequence TTGGAAAACTGCGCAATCGGGATTGACATCGGCGGCACCCGCACCAAGGTCGGGTTGGTGGATTTGAGCGCGGGCAAGGTGCTTGAAACCTTGATTTTTTCTACCGAAACAAAAAATGCCCGTCGTTTTGAACAGGGCATCGGCGACGCCGTCCATGATATACAACTTAAAGCCAACGAAATGGGCGTTCGCGTTTCAGGCGTCGGCATTGGAGTATCAAGCTTTGTCTTTGCGGACGGAACCGTCGATTCTACCTACGGATTCATGGAGTTCATGGAAGATTATCCGCTGGCCAATATCCTCCAAAAGCAACACGATCTACCCTGTCGCATTGACAATGACGCCCGTTTGGTGGCATTGGGGGAAGCTCTGTACGGCGAAGGACGGGGGGCTGACCGTGTATTGGTGCTTACGCTCGGGACCGGTTTGGGGATTGGTTTAGTAGTAAATCAGCAATTGGACGGTAAATTACCTTACGGCCATATGGGCGGTCATATCACCGTAATCCAAAATGACATTCCCTGTTATTGCGGCAAAACGGGGTGTTTGGAGTCGTTGGTATCGGCTTCGGGAATCATTGAGGCCGCAAAAAGGGGAAAATGGCAGGAGAAAAACCCCGAAGTTGCCTTTACGGTAGAGAGTATCTTTAAGTCTGCTGAATCAGGAAACGCACTATCAATCAGCATAATGGATGATTTTATTTCTCATTTAAAGACGGGAATCGGCAATTATACCAATCTCTACGCGCCCGATAAAATCATTTTGGGGGGCGGTGTAGCCAAAGGATTGAAACCCTATTTGCCAAGATTGAAGGAAGACATTCTGTTAGGGCCTTATAAACGCTACGAAACATGTATTGTCCTTTCTAAACTCGAAGAACATGCGGGCATATTGGGAAGCGCCGCGCTGTTTAACCCCATCTAA
- a CDS encoding carbohydrate-binding family 9-like protein, with amino-acid sequence MKTPDYQAQKITSLISIDGNLQKEVWQNAQWSQRLVDMVTGEPGMYNTQTAVLWNDTHLYIAFRAEEPFVEAFQTERDSIVFLENDLEVFIDGGDCYYELEINAANTVYEVFFIWKDAYTKGSKFDIPLFDVHHPQAYTFGGDYDRSGATFWKGTHPRGIRWAFTHFDMPGLETAVQIDGTLNDNRDIDQGWSVEIAIPWSSLELLANGRRLPPTSGDIWTMFLGRFQKLMVGGKEVQPHPAMALTPHGIYDTHLPDKWSRIEFVV; translated from the coding sequence ATGAAAACACCTGACTATCAAGCCCAAAAAATAACATCGTTGATTTCCATCGACGGCAATCTCCAAAAAGAGGTCTGGCAAAATGCCCAATGGAGTCAACGACTCGTGGACATGGTGACCGGAGAGCCCGGAATGTATAATACCCAAACGGCCGTGCTTTGGAACGATACCCATCTCTACATCGCTTTTCGGGCCGAGGAGCCTTTTGTAGAGGCTTTTCAGACAGAACGCGACAGCATTGTTTTTTTGGAAAATGACCTGGAAGTGTTTATCGACGGTGGTGATTGTTATTACGAATTGGAGATCAACGCTGCCAATACCGTCTATGAAGTGTTTTTCATCTGGAAAGATGCGTACACCAAAGGCAGCAAATTTGATATCCCTCTCTTTGACGTGCATCATCCGCAGGCGTACACGTTTGGCGGTGATTACGACCGCAGCGGCGCTACGTTCTGGAAAGGCACGCATCCGCGCGGGATTCGCTGGGCGTTTACGCATTTCGACATGCCGGGTTTGGAAACGGCCGTGCAGATCGACGGAACATTAAACGATAACCGTGACATCGACCAAGGCTGGAGTGTGGAAATAGCCATTCCCTGGAGCAGTTTGGAATTATTAGCCAACGGCCGCAGGCTTCCCCCAACATCCGGCGACATATGGACGATGTTTTTGGGACGATTTCAAAAACTGATGGTCGGCGGAAAAGAAGTGCAGCCGCACCCCGCCATGGCCCTGACGCCTCACGGCATATATGACACGCATTTGCCTGACAAATGGAGCCGAATTGAATTTGTGGTGTAA
- a CDS encoding DUF418 domain-containing protein, protein MKKRIIGFDLARAYAVFGMFIVNFNTVFGSHTDHNGVSGFLNAFNGNSSTLFVMLAGMGVSLLTNRNDYSLEERNTLKRIVTKRSWFLFGLGIAFYFWWPADILHFYGGYMHIAVLFLFLPQKYYLYAAFSAIVIFHLLLAMIPYETGWNFNTLMYTDFWTVPGFIRNTFYNGWNSIFPWIAYFFLGMYVGRMDWKENKTPKIVLVTGVSVYIFTVVLQFFATDITNDKDVLHYLTADYLPPFLPFMVGTASFGLIVISLFIFIGNAFGQTALAKLLASTGQMTLTHYILHLTLGFFMLSLVTGKTLSHEMLNEAPTHPLIILTFAIVYFLLSCSFSDLWTKKYKNGPLEMVMRKLAG, encoded by the coding sequence ATGAAAAAGAGAATCATCGGATTTGACTTGGCAAGAGCTTACGCTGTGTTCGGAATGTTTATCGTAAATTTTAATACTGTTTTTGGAAGCCATACCGATCACAACGGAGTAAGCGGTTTTTTAAATGCATTCAACGGCAACTCAAGCACCCTGTTTGTCATGCTTGCCGGGATGGGGGTTTCACTCCTGACCAATAGAAACGACTACTCGTTGGAAGAACGCAACACGCTGAAAAGGATTGTCACGAAACGTTCGTGGTTTCTTTTCGGGTTGGGCATCGCTTTTTACTTTTGGTGGCCGGCAGATATATTGCATTTTTATGGAGGATACATGCACATTGCCGTTCTGTTCCTTTTTTTGCCCCAAAAATATTACCTGTACGCTGCATTTTCTGCCATAGTGATCTTTCACCTTCTGTTGGCGATGATCCCGTACGAAACCGGTTGGAATTTTAACACATTGATGTACACTGATTTTTGGACCGTACCCGGTTTTATAAGAAATACCTTTTACAACGGTTGGAATTCCATTTTTCCATGGATAGCCTATTTCTTTTTGGGAATGTACGTAGGACGAATGGACTGGAAAGAGAATAAGACCCCAAAAATAGTTTTAGTAACAGGCGTTTCTGTTTACATTTTCACTGTTGTCCTTCAATTTTTCGCTACCGATATTACGAATGATAAGGACGTACTGCATTATTTGACAGCCGACTACCTGCCTCCATTTTTGCCTTTTATGGTTGGGACGGCATCGTTTGGATTGATTGTAATAAGCCTTTTTATTTTTATCGGGAATGCCTTCGGGCAGACTGCACTTGCCAAGCTATTGGCATCCACAGGTCAAATGACATTGACACATTATATTCTTCATTTAACCCTTGGATTTTTTATGCTGTCATTAGTTACCGGTAAAACCCTTAGTCACGAAATGTTAAATGAAGCACCAACTCACCCGCTTATCATTTTGACATTTGCGATTGTTTATTTTTTGCTCAGTTGTTCATTCAGTGATTTGTGGACAAAAAAATATAAAAACGGACCGTTGGAAATGGTCATGAGGAAATTAGCCGGCTGA
- a CDS encoding Crp/Fnr family transcriptional regulator: MTSYIDNINRCITSLDEETLIELQRISSEKTYKKGELLLRQSEICGKSYLLTSGIARKYYLNDGKEITTELYFKNDLAVSYDSYTLQQPSRECIEALTEVSVSITHYWAFQEAKKNTRN, encoded by the coding sequence ATGACCTCCTATATTGACAACATAAACCGCTGCATCACGTCTCTTGACGAGGAAACTTTAATTGAACTGCAACGTATATCTTCGGAAAAAACCTATAAAAAAGGGGAGTTGCTTTTGAGACAAAGTGAAATCTGCGGCAAAAGCTACCTGCTGACAAGCGGCATAGCCCGTAAATATTATTTGAATGACGGCAAAGAAATAACCACCGAGCTTTATTTTAAAAATGACTTAGCTGTTTCTTACGACAGCTATACGCTTCAACAGCCAAGCCGTGAGTGCATTGAAGCGTTAACGGAGGTGTCGGTTTCAATCACGCACTACTGGGCTTTTCAGGAGGCTAAAAAAAATACCCGAAATTAA
- a CDS encoding ATP-binding protein — MIHRKITQQIMADLSYFPAVGIIGPRQVGKTTLARWLQHQLTKPCLYLDLEDESDRSKLQSAGFYLEAHVDKCVIIDEIQLMPQLFGQLRSLIDRQREPARFILLGSASPSILKNFSETLAGRIAYSELTPFSAEEVVEQTPLQSHWLRGGFPNALFAPTDLLMRRWTDNFIETFLQRDLQSLGYEIPQTLMRNLLTMLTQVNGNILNVAELSRSIGISQPTIGKYLDILEGSFLITRLQPYFANIGKRLVKSPKLYVRDSGILHRLAKINSYEDLLGNLSAGGSWEGYVIEQIRRTVGSDYQFFYYRTQVGAEIDVVLITPSGKKIGIEIKLTNAPTLSRGFYESRRDLSLSQSYVVVPESEFYQKEETVWVTGLMCFLKEVLPKFNE; from the coding sequence ATGATTCATCGAAAAATTACCCAACAAATCATGGCCGACCTCAGCTATTTTCCGGCGGTCGGTATCATTGGGCCTCGTCAAGTTGGGAAAACGACCTTGGCGCGTTGGCTACAACATCAACTCACAAAACCTTGTTTATATTTAGATCTGGAAGACGAAAGTGACCGTTCAAAGCTCCAATCAGCAGGTTTTTATTTAGAAGCTCACGTCGATAAATGCGTAATTATTGATGAAATTCAACTCATGCCCCAACTATTTGGGCAGCTTCGTTCCCTGATTGACCGCCAACGTGAGCCTGCTCGTTTTATTCTGTTGGGTTCGGCTTCGCCGAGTATTCTTAAAAATTTTTCAGAAACCTTAGCGGGAAGAATTGCCTATTCCGAATTGACCCCTTTTTCGGCGGAAGAAGTGGTTGAACAAACGCCGCTCCAATCTCATTGGCTGCGAGGAGGATTCCCCAATGCACTTTTTGCGCCGACTGACCTGCTCATGCGTCGTTGGACAGATAATTTTATTGAGACGTTTCTTCAGCGTGATTTACAATCGCTGGGATACGAAATTCCGCAAACGCTCATGCGCAATCTATTAACAATGCTCACCCAAGTCAATGGAAATATCCTGAATGTGGCTGAGTTATCACGTTCCATCGGTATCTCTCAACCTACGATCGGTAAATATCTCGACATTTTGGAAGGGAGTTTTTTAATAACGCGCCTGCAACCCTACTTTGCCAATATCGGTAAGCGGTTGGTCAAGTCCCCTAAACTTTATGTACGTGATTCGGGAATTTTGCATCGTTTGGCCAAAATCAATTCGTATGAAGATCTGTTAGGAAATCTTTCCGCAGGCGGGTCGTGGGAAGGATATGTCATCGAACAGATTCGCCGTACTGTCGGGTCAGATTATCAATTTTTCTACTATCGTACGCAGGTAGGGGCCGAAATAGATGTAGTGCTCATTACACCTTCGGGAAAGAAAATCGGAATAGAAATTAAATTGACGAATGCTCCGACCCTGTCGCGGGGATTTTATGAAAGTCGGCGCGATCTATCCCTTTCGCAAAGTTATGTTGTGGTGCCGGAAAGCGAATTTTACCAAAAAGAAGAGACCGTTTGGGTAACGGGTTTAATGTGTTTTCTAAAAGAGGTCTTGCCGAAGTTTAATGAGTAG
- a CDS encoding GRP family sugar transporter, whose translation MFILETYSAAVIFCLITMLCWGSWANTQKLASSGWRFELFYWDYTIGILLFSLGLAFTLGSNGAQGRSFMADYAQADAANLQSALIGGVVFNIANILLVAAISIAGMSVAFPVGIGLALVIGVVVNYIDAPAGNVLLLFGGVALVTAAILLNANAYRKLSSTTAGVSTKGLLLSVIAGVLMGFFYKYVAQSMTVNFAAPETGKLTPYTALVFFAIGIFLSNFVFNTVLMYRPFVGKPTSFAAYFKGSGRDHLMGVLGGMIWNAGMSFSILAAEKASPAISYGLGQGATIVAAVWGIYIWKEFKNAPKGTNNLLNMMLLCYILGLGMIILAR comes from the coding sequence ATGTTTATTCTTGAAACCTATTCGGCGGCCGTTATTTTTTGTCTGATCACCATGCTTTGCTGGGGGTCGTGGGCCAATACCCAAAAACTCGCCTCTTCAGGCTGGCGCTTTGAGCTTTTTTACTGGGATTATACCATCGGTATTTTGCTGTTTTCGTTGGGGTTGGCCTTTACGCTGGGCAGCAACGGTGCGCAGGGACGCTCCTTTATGGCCGATTATGCCCAAGCCGACGCGGCCAATCTGCAATCGGCATTGATCGGCGGAGTGGTCTTCAACATTGCCAATATTCTGCTGGTAGCGGCCATTTCCATTGCGGGTATGTCGGTAGCGTTTCCGGTAGGGATCGGGCTGGCGCTGGTAATCGGGGTCGTGGTCAATTATATTGATGCGCCCGCCGGCAATGTGCTTTTGCTGTTTGGCGGCGTAGCCTTGGTGACGGCGGCCATTTTACTGAACGCCAATGCCTACCGCAAATTGAGCAGTACCACGGCGGGGGTTTCCACCAAAGGACTGCTGCTGAGCGTGATCGCCGGCGTACTGATGGGCTTTTTTTATAAATACGTTGCCCAGTCGATGACCGTTAATTTTGCTGCGCCCGAAACGGGAAAATTGACCCCTTATACGGCCTTGGTGTTTTTTGCCATCGGTATTTTTCTGAGCAATTTTGTCTTCAATACCGTTTTGATGTATCGGCCGTTTGTGGGGAAACCTACGTCGTTCGCCGCGTATTTCAAAGGCAGTGGCCGCGACCACCTCATGGGAGTGCTGGGAGGCATGATCTGGAATGCAGGCATGTCGTTCAGTATTTTGGCCGCTGAAAAGGCCAGCCCCGCCATCTCGTACGGACTCGGCCAGGGCGCTACGATTGTGGCCGCTGTGTGGGGGATCTACATTTGGAAAGAATTTAAAAATGCCCCTAAGGGGACCAATAACTTGTTGAATATGATGCTGTTGTGCTATATCCTTGGACTGGGGATGATAATATTGGCACGTTGA